One window of the Natronomonas marina genome contains the following:
- a CDS encoding DUF4870 domain-containing protein gives MSNEHDTTTRAEQPSQPGPDVLAERTLAGIFVHLLGLFTSFVGPLVVYAAADHEFTRSNARNALNWQVLYAAALAGVFLLAGLFIAGGAVLPDLVLLPVAGLLFVAASATVFVAFCTFAFSLVATGKAVFGSAWEYPLAPDVLDGDGVQFGVGLAWWTPLAVYVVTAPVLFGGLLWSVLGRDVEAIFPEGAFFVVVAFVLVVALFAPLAAYRDVMDVRGADTAWNPTWLAYVGVAVAGGAVTYLAATFYYGSGNPSGDAVYGYAATLWVVMVVYLVRRFTAGTTDTAESG, from the coding sequence ATGTCCAACGAACACGACACCACGACCCGAGCGGAACAGCCCTCCCAGCCGGGACCGGACGTCCTGGCGGAGCGAACGCTAGCCGGCATCTTCGTCCACCTGCTCGGCCTGTTTACGTCGTTCGTCGGGCCGCTCGTCGTCTACGCGGCCGCCGACCACGAGTTTACCCGGTCGAACGCCCGGAACGCGCTCAACTGGCAGGTGCTGTACGCGGCAGCACTGGCCGGTGTGTTCCTGCTCGCCGGCCTCTTCATCGCCGGCGGGGCCGTTCTCCCTGATCTGGTCTTGCTCCCGGTTGCCGGACTGCTGTTCGTCGCGGCGTCCGCGACCGTGTTCGTCGCGTTTTGCACGTTCGCCTTCTCGCTCGTCGCCACCGGCAAGGCCGTGTTCGGAAGCGCCTGGGAGTACCCGCTTGCGCCGGACGTGCTTGACGGCGACGGCGTCCAGTTCGGCGTCGGTCTCGCCTGGTGGACGCCCCTCGCGGTGTACGTCGTGACCGCGCCGGTCCTGTTCGGCGGCCTCCTGTGGTCCGTACTCGGCCGCGACGTCGAGGCAATCTTCCCCGAAGGGGCATTCTTCGTCGTCGTCGCGTTCGTACTCGTCGTGGCGCTGTTCGCGCCCCTCGCCGCCTACAGGGACGTGATGGACGTGAGAGGCGCGGATACGGCGTGGAACCCCACCTGGCTCGCGTACGTCGGCGTCGCGGTGGCCGGCGGCGCCGTGACGTACCTGGCAGCCACCTTTTATTACGGCTCCGGGAACCCCTCCGGGGACGCCGTGTACGGCTACGCGGCCACGCTGTGGGTCGTGATGGTGGTCTATCTGGTCCGTCGCTTCACGGCCGGGACTACCGACACAGCGGAAAGCGGGTAG
- a CDS encoding ABC transporter ATP-binding protein — MPSRTADVAIEARDLQKRYDTEVALDGVSLSIPTGTVYGFLGPNGAGKTTTMRILTGLTQPTAGSARILGTEVSDRRTLSSLIGYLPESPPLYEEFSANEQLSYVADLRDIPRERADDRIDDYLERFDLAEDADRRIGEYSKGMKQKTAFIQSVLHDPDVLFLDEPTSGLDPRAARRIRESIAAFADDGTTVFLSTHILPVVEAVADEVGVLYDGRVVAEGSPSELQSRAETGEGGTLEDAFLAVTSEGDAESVARPE; from the coding sequence GTGCCCTCCAGAACCGCCGATGTCGCAATCGAGGCGCGGGACCTCCAGAAGCGTTACGACACGGAGGTCGCCCTCGACGGCGTCTCGCTCTCCATCCCGACCGGAACGGTGTACGGCTTTCTCGGGCCCAACGGCGCCGGGAAGACGACCACGATGCGCATCCTGACGGGGCTCACACAGCCGACCGCCGGCAGCGCGCGAATCCTTGGTACCGAGGTCTCCGACCGGCGTACCCTGTCGTCGCTCATCGGCTATCTCCCGGAGAGTCCGCCGCTGTACGAGGAGTTCAGCGCCAACGAACAGCTCTCCTACGTCGCGGACCTGCGGGACATCCCGCGCGAGCGGGCCGACGACCGGATCGACGACTACCTCGAACGGTTCGACCTGGCCGAGGACGCCGACCGGCGCATCGGCGAGTACTCGAAGGGGATGAAACAGAAGACCGCCTTCATCCAGAGCGTGCTGCACGACCCCGACGTCCTGTTCCTGGACGAACCGACCTCCGGGCTGGACCCGCGTGCAGCCCGCCGCATCCGGGAGTCCATCGCGGCCTTCGCCGACGACGGCACGACGGTCTTTCTGTCGACGCACATCCTGCCCGTCGTCGAGGCGGTCGCCGACGAGGTTGGCGTCCTCTACGACGGCCGGGTGGTCGCCGAGGGGTCGCCTTCGGAACTGCAGTCCCGCGCGGAGACGGGCGAGGGTGGCACACTCGAGGACGCCTTCCTCGCGGTGACGAGCGAAGGCGACGCCGAATCGGTGGCCCGGCCGGAATGA
- a CDS encoding right-handed parallel beta-helix repeat-containing protein encodes MNTDRRTLLKAGAAVGAAGVVGASANRDVNAHVARSESWGEQTAPEPYDDYDVHRVAGDGSGDFETIQAAVNGATPRDLILVSPGRYTEEVEINDTPYLTIRGTDREEVVIDGENERYNGIRTTADGTVVENLTVKDHRGNGVYWTNSVTGYRGSYVTAIRNGVYGIYAFSSEKGRFEHCYTSGCKDAGFYIGETQQADAVITDCLAEQNAMGYSGTNSGGNLVIRDSIWRDNAVGIVPNTLDSQEGAPQGHENGGIRIENNEIYDNNNLEVPMYSNAYAVSGAGVVVAGGVGNDICDNTIENHDKYGIGVIPMVTGDTNLYRPRNNAVMRNRVRGSTRADLALSAPAAGNAFSDNEVGSTRPTFLQRRDGSFGDVWVFLNVLKDFMQADEIGSYPQGTDATVEDPDPETLRSDLDEYELADPETEPPKPPIGGLEDV; translated from the coding sequence ATGAATACGGATCGTCGAACGCTGCTCAAGGCGGGGGCGGCGGTCGGTGCCGCGGGTGTCGTCGGTGCGTCGGCCAACCGGGACGTGAACGCCCACGTCGCCCGGTCGGAGTCGTGGGGCGAGCAGACCGCCCCGGAACCGTACGACGACTACGACGTCCACCGCGTCGCAGGTGATGGAAGCGGCGACTTCGAGACGATCCAGGCGGCGGTCAACGGGGCCACGCCGAGGGACCTGATCCTGGTCTCGCCCGGCCGCTACACCGAGGAGGTCGAGATCAACGACACGCCCTACCTGACGATCCGGGGGACCGACCGCGAGGAGGTCGTCATCGACGGCGAGAACGAGCGGTACAACGGCATCAGGACCACCGCCGACGGGACGGTCGTCGAGAACCTGACGGTCAAGGACCACCGGGGCAACGGCGTCTACTGGACCAACAGCGTCACCGGCTATCGCGGGAGCTACGTGACGGCGATCAGAAACGGCGTCTACGGCATCTACGCGTTCAGCTCCGAGAAGGGCCGCTTCGAGCACTGTTACACCTCCGGCTGCAAGGACGCGGGCTTCTACATCGGCGAGACCCAGCAAGCCGACGCGGTCATCACCGACTGTCTCGCCGAGCAGAACGCGATGGGATACTCGGGGACGAACTCCGGGGGGAATCTCGTCATCCGGGACTCGATTTGGCGGGACAACGCCGTCGGGATCGTCCCGAACACGCTCGACTCCCAGGAGGGCGCGCCGCAGGGCCACGAGAACGGCGGCATCCGCATCGAGAACAACGAGATCTACGACAACAACAATCTGGAGGTGCCGATGTACTCGAACGCCTACGCGGTGTCGGGCGCCGGGGTCGTCGTCGCCGGCGGCGTCGGCAACGACATCTGCGACAACACCATCGAGAACCACGACAAGTACGGCATCGGCGTCATCCCGATGGTGACGGGCGATACGAACCTCTATCGGCCCCGGAACAACGCCGTGATGCGGAACCGGGTGCGAGGCTCGACCCGGGCGGATCTGGCGCTTTCGGCACCGGCCGCCGGGAACGCCTTCTCGGACAACGAGGTCGGGAGTACCCGTCCGACCTTCCTCCAGCGCCGCGACGGCAGTTTCGGCGACGTCTGGGTGTTCCTCAACGTCCTGAAGGACTTCATGCAGGCCGACGAGATCGGGAGCTATCCGCAGGGCACGGACGCGACCGTCGAGGATCCGGACCCCGAGACGCTCCGCAGCGACCTCGACGAGTACGAACTCGCCGACCCCGAGACCGAACCGCCGAAGCCGCCGATCGGGGGGCTCGAGGATGTCTGA